The Punica granatum isolate Tunisia-2019 chromosome 4, ASM765513v2, whole genome shotgun sequence genome has a window encoding:
- the LOC116203304 gene encoding protein EXORDIUM-like 3: protein MYRRFSPFRLLCFITPISTTQALSSLLFLIKDKKKNFLSPPLRMWRGRTAPFSPPAAVARATLTVLLALLVIISPTGAWRPWPRLANSNGSDAMIGGSKKYEGSSEFVHLKYHMGPVLTPNITVHIIWYGVWHMPQKEIIREFIRSISATNVKRPSVAGWWSTVRKYTDQTGGNISGTVLLGKERDDQLYSHGKSLTRLSVQSVIKAAVTARSSPLPINPSGGVYLVLTSEDVYVQDFCNDVCGFHYFTFPSIVGETLPYAWIGNSAKLCPAVCAYPFAVPTYIPGIKPVKPPNGDIAVDGMVSVIAHEIAEMASDPLANAWYAGEDPSFPVEIADLCEGIYGTGGGGSYTGQMLKAKDGATYNMNGVRRRFLVQWVWNHLVSYCSGPNALDQ, encoded by the exons atgtacaggCGCTTCTCTCCTTTTAGGCTTTTATGTTTTATCACTCCCATAAGCACAACACAAGCACTATCCTCGCTTCTCTTTCtaattaaagataaaaaaaaaaactttttatcaCCACCATTGAGAATGTGGCGGGGACGTACGGCTCCGTTCTCTCCTCCGGCCGCAGTTGCCCGCGCTACCCTGACCGTCCTGCTCGCTCTCCTTGTCATTATAAGCCCGACTGGTGCATGGCGCCCGTGGCCCCGCCTGGCCAATTCCAATGGCTCAGATGCCATGATCGGCGGCTCGAAGAAGTATGAGGGGTCGTCCGAGTTCGTGCACCTGAAGTACCACATGGGCCCCGTCCTCACGCCCAACATCACCGTCCATATCATCTGGTACGGAGTGTGGCATATGCCCCAGAAAGAGATCATCCGTGAGTTCATCAGGTCGATCTCCGCCACCAACGTGAAGCGCCCCTCCGTCGCCGGTTGGTGGAGCACTGTAAGGAAGTATACCGACCAGACTGGAGGGAACATCTCCGGCACGGTCCTCCTCGGTAAAGAGCGAGACGACCAACTATACTCTCATGGCAAGAGCCTCACTCGATTATCG GTACAGTCTGTTATAAAAGCTGCGGTCACGGCGAGATCGAGTCCTCTGCCGATCAATCCCAGCGGTGGGGTCTACCTAGTGCTCACATCCGAGGACGTTTACGTCCAGGATTTCTGCAACGACGTCTGTGGGTTCCATTACTTCACTTTCCCATCGATTGTCGGGGAAACTCTCCCTTACGCGTGGATTGGAAATAGCGCAAAACTGTGCCCCGCGGTGTGCGCGTATCCTTTCGCCGTGCCAACTTATATCCCGGGGATCAAGCCTGTGAAGCCGCCGAACGGGGATATTGCTGTGGACGGGATGGTGAGCGTGATAGCCCACGAGATCGCGGAGATGGCCTCGGACCCGCTGGCTAATGCCTGGTATGCAGGCGAGGACCCAAGCTTCCCCGTGGAGATTGCAGACCTGTGCGAAGGCATTTACGGGACGGGGGGAGGTGGGTCATACACGGGCCAGATGTTGAAGGCCAAGGATGGGGCCACCTACAACATGAATGGAGTCCGGAGGAGGTTCTTGGTTCAGTGGGTGTGGAACCATCTGGTGAGTTACTGCAGCGGTCCCAATGCACTTGACCAGTGA
- the LOC116203307 gene encoding protein LOW PSII ACCUMULATION 2, chloroplastic: MALTIHCPTPFTAKLHRRFHAPVLLPRSTGHKLVINSQSQDSAAETDDSGEVAAASPKKSASPGLGFGSSSASPSKASSATVTSKRKQKGKRERVSIIRRSPVEKPAFISKEDESRAGEQSKNESAFLLAWLGLGGVILIEGIALAASGFLPEEWDKFFVKYLYPSFTPTVFLFVAGTVAYGVLKYLENEQIKDKK; this comes from the exons ATGGCGCTAACAATCCACTGTCCCACTCCCTTCACAGCAAAACTCCATCGCCGTTTTCACGCGCCTGTCCTTCTGCCACGCTCCACCGGACACAAACTCGTCATCAATTCTCAGAGCCAGGACTCAGCTGCCGAAACCGACGACTCCGGCGAAGTAGCAGCAGCCTCGCCAAAGAAGTCGGCCTCGCCGGGCCTAGGGTTCGGATCGAGTTCTGCATCTCCGAGCAAGGCGAGTTCTGCGACTGTTACCAGTAAGAGGAAGCAgaaagggaagagagagagagtttccATTATCAGACGTTCGCCGGTGGAGAAGCCAGCTTTCATTTCGAAGGAAGATGAGAGCAGAGCGGGGGAGCAGAGTAAGAATGAGAGTGCATTCCTTCTCGCTTGGTTAGGTCTCGGTGGAGTTATTCTCATCGAAGGCATTGCTCTCGCTGCTTCTG GCTTCTTACCAGAGGAGTGGGACAAGTTCTTCGTGAAGTATCTGTACCCGTCCTTCACCCCGACAGTCTTCTTGTTTGTTGCTGGAACTGTTGCATATGGAGTATTGAAGTACCTAGAGAATGAGCAAATTAAAGATAagaaatga